A genomic segment from bacterium encodes:
- a CDS encoding DEAD/DEAH box helicase family protein: MATSVHAGSSPEEKVRLFTQLFRGREDVYAARWAGKDGRSGYSPSCVHEWDRLYCAKPRIKCAACAHREYRPLSDEVITEHLSGKKTIGVYAMLSDETCRFLVADFDGASWMEDAAAFLESAQRVGVPAYLERSRSGNGAHVWILFAEPVAASLARRLGFHLVTLTTESRPEPALKSYDRFFPSQDTLPKGGFGNLVALPLQKEPREKGNSVFLAPSGEPWADQWAFLAKMRKMEVAAVQGVVGDALRHDAVIGVRLSLSEEEEGVDPWITPPADSMSRKARIAGPLPQAVRAVMANMLFIEKDGLPPKVMNRLVRLAAFQNPEFFRAQAMRLSTYDKPRVISCAQDFPRHIGLPRGCREELQALLDANGVALEVIDERQVGIPLEVSFRGTLTQVQERAVQALCGHDTGILSAATAFGKTVVGARMIAERGVSTLVLVHRRQLLDQWRERLTTFLERIQDGESKGDQVIVGEIGGGRNRPTGLLDVALLQSIGRAGEVEELVNGYGQIIVDECHHLSAFTFEQVLRKAKARFVLGLTATPYRKDGHHPIIIMQCGPIRFRTTARTTGADSTVEHVVIPRATDYQLPKAEQELGIQEVYASLVTDERRNDLIFNDLLLALEKGRSPILLTERTEHLEYFAARLKNFAKNIIVLRGGMGRRQRAEVAQRLAGVPDGEERLLLATGRYIGEGFDDSRLDTMFLALPISWRGTLQQYAGRLHRTHAGKRVVQIYDYVDEQVPVLGRMYRKRLRGYRAMGYAVTDTGAQEFKGARAHHA; the protein is encoded by the coding sequence GTGGCCACTTCGGTTCACGCCGGCTCTTCCCCTGAAGAGAAGGTCCGCCTCTTCACGCAACTCTTCCGCGGTCGGGAGGACGTCTACGCCGCGAGGTGGGCGGGGAAGGATGGGCGCTCCGGCTACTCGCCCTCCTGCGTGCACGAATGGGATCGGCTCTACTGCGCGAAGCCGAGAATCAAGTGCGCCGCCTGCGCACACCGGGAGTATCGGCCGCTCTCGGACGAGGTGATCACCGAGCACTTGTCCGGCAAGAAGACGATCGGTGTCTACGCGATGCTTTCGGACGAAACGTGCCGGTTCCTGGTCGCCGACTTCGATGGCGCTTCGTGGATGGAAGATGCTGCGGCATTCCTGGAGAGCGCCCAACGGGTGGGAGTGCCGGCGTATCTCGAGCGCTCGCGCTCAGGTAACGGCGCCCATGTCTGGATTCTCTTCGCGGAGCCTGTCGCGGCCAGCCTCGCGAGGCGTCTCGGTTTTCATCTTGTGACGCTCACCACGGAGAGCCGCCCTGAGCCGGCTCTGAAGTCTTACGACCGTTTCTTCCCAAGTCAGGACACGCTGCCGAAAGGCGGATTCGGAAACCTGGTCGCCTTGCCGCTGCAGAAGGAGCCCCGGGAGAAGGGCAACAGCGTCTTTCTTGCTCCTTCGGGGGAACCATGGGCTGACCAGTGGGCATTTCTCGCGAAGATGCGGAAGATGGAAGTGGCTGCAGTGCAAGGAGTCGTGGGCGATGCCCTTCGCCATGACGCGGTGATCGGCGTCCGTCTCAGTCTGTCCGAAGAGGAAGAGGGCGTTGACCCCTGGATCACGCCACCGGCGGACTCGATGAGCAGAAAGGCCAGGATAGCCGGCCCGCTGCCGCAGGCGGTTCGCGCCGTGATGGCGAACATGCTGTTCATCGAGAAGGATGGATTGCCGCCGAAGGTCATGAACCGACTGGTGAGACTCGCAGCCTTCCAGAATCCGGAATTCTTCAGGGCGCAGGCGATGCGGCTCTCGACGTACGACAAGCCGCGGGTCATTTCCTGCGCGCAGGACTTTCCCAGGCACATCGGGCTGCCCCGGGGATGTCGGGAGGAGCTACAGGCTCTGCTCGATGCGAACGGGGTCGCCCTCGAGGTGATCGACGAGCGGCAAGTCGGGATTCCTCTGGAGGTGAGCTTCAGAGGGACGCTGACCCAAGTGCAGGAGCGGGCCGTGCAGGCGCTGTGCGGCCACGATACCGGCATACTCTCCGCGGCAACCGCATTTGGAAAGACGGTGGTCGGCGCCAGGATGATTGCCGAGCGCGGCGTCAGCACACTGGTGCTCGTCCATCGACGACAGCTTCTCGACCAGTGGCGGGAGCGGCTGACGACCTTTCTCGAGCGCATTCAAGACGGGGAGAGCAAAGGAGATCAGGTAATCGTCGGGGAGATCGGCGGCGGCAGGAACCGACCCACAGGACTTCTGGACGTCGCCCTGCTGCAGAGCATCGGTCGCGCGGGCGAGGTCGAGGAGTTGGTGAACGGCTACGGCCAGATCATCGTGGATGAGTGTCACCACCTGTCGGCGTTCACCTTCGAGCAGGTGCTTCGGAAGGCCAAGGCTCGGTTCGTCCTCGGCCTCACCGCAACGCCGTATCGCAAGGACGGTCATCACCCCATCATCATTATGCAGTGTGGGCCGATCCGCTTTCGCACCACGGCGAGAACGACAGGCGCCGACAGCACGGTCGAGCATGTCGTGATTCCCCGGGCAACGGACTATCAACTCCCCAAGGCCGAGCAGGAATTGGGCATCCAGGAGGTCTATGCCTCGCTGGTCACCGACGAACGGCGGAACGACTTGATCTTCAACGATCTTCTCCTTGCCCTCGAGAAGGGCCGCTCCCCGATCCTGCTCACGGAGCGGACGGAACACCTCGAGTATTTCGCCGCCAGGCTGAAGAACTTCGCGAAGAACATCATCGTGCTGCGTGGCGGCATGGGGCGGCGCCAGCGCGCAGAGGTCGCGCAGCGTCTGGCCGGGGTGCCCGATGGTGAGGAGCGTCTCCTGCTGGCCACCGGACGCTACATCGGAGAGGGATTCGACGACTCCCGTCTGGACACCATGTTTCTCGCGCTGCCGATCTCGTGGCGGGGGACACTGCAACAATACGCCGGCAGGTTGCACCGTACGCATGCAGGCAAGCGGGTCGTGCAGATCTACGACTACGTCGATGAGCAGGTACCTGTCCTGGGGCGGATGTATCGTAAGCGGCTCA
- a CDS encoding DUF86 domain-containing protein encodes MQPEKADAAYLWDMLDAARAVKEFVAGKTLHDYQKNRMLRGAVERHVEIIGEAANRVSTGFQSSHPEIPWRKVINQRNVLAHEYGEIKHELLWRVASERIPELILALEVLLPAVPGDGGT; translated from the coding sequence ATGCAGCCTGAGAAGGCCGACGCCGCATATCTCTGGGACATGCTTGACGCGGCGCGGGCCGTCAAGGAGTTCGTCGCCGGGAAGACCCTGCACGACTATCAGAAGAACAGGATGCTTCGCGGAGCGGTCGAGCGCCACGTCGAGATCATCGGAGAAGCGGCGAACAGGGTATCCACCGGATTCCAGTCGAGCCACCCCGAGATCCCCTGGCGCAAGGTAATCAACCAGAGAAACGTGCTGGCCCACGAGTATGGCGAGATCAAACACGAACTTCTTTGGCGGGTCGCTTCGGAGCGCATCCCGGAACTGATTCTCGCGCTGGAGGTCCTTCTTCCGGCAGTCCCGGGTGATGGAGGGACGTGA